A genome region from Pristis pectinata isolate sPriPec2 chromosome 4, sPriPec2.1.pri, whole genome shotgun sequence includes the following:
- the LOC127569976 gene encoding protocadherin Fat 1-like isoform X2 encodes MAAKSLRLVALLVVVGLSEVNLEKPHSLPLQFTHHVYNTTIYENSSPKTYVESSIKMGVQITEAVRDIRYKIVSGDNANIFKAEEYVVGDFCFLRIRTRSSNMAVLNREVKDHYILTVQASAKTFHHEVWTKVMIRILDRNDLRPLFSPLSYVVSIPEDTPLRSSIARVTATDADVGSNAEFYYAFKDRTDVFAVHPTSGIVTLASRLNYTTLKQYNLEILAVDRMMKLHGNSGIGSVARLTVSVEQVGPRVPGILSVRLIPPGSDHRATYAIITAEEGVETVDIVDGDSTRHFRVVPFYHGSQEFKLIYNNEANWASNSHGYNLSLQARDKSNPINYSPIKVIHVPPKQPEELTFEKDLYEVNLCEFAPTNSPVVMVKAHPKLPNQAYHLERSHDSTKFRINPRTGLITTAGPMNFLEQSHFELKVKTSVGQISTRVFIDLIDSNNNVPEFIASSYQGSIDENVPIGTSILTVNATDKDQGENGYVTYSIANVAPVPFNIHPFTGTIVTSEDLDYELMQRVYHLRVWASDWGSPYDYEMEVPVTIYLKNLNDNEPLFEKNNCQGNISTNLPVGHLITTVSAVDADELQGIKYQLLSGNELDFFDLNPVSGALMLKHPFSYSPGSVMSFNLKITATDGENYASAMDVNLTITDNAKMVSMHCKDTGAIKLLAETLLLSVKPHHQPHEDDSFSYVHIVNAHTPQFDVNFPNSIDVREDIPVYSTILNIHATDPDSGFNGKLLYVITDGNDDSCFIADMETGELKVVLPLDYETTNLYTLNITIYDLGRPQKSSWRLLTVHVLDANDNKPVFLQDSYSAIVPENIEIGRIVTQLKAKDNDQGDNGEIEYSLLTDTKTFSIDKTSGTMYVTGELDREHHPVYVLKIEARDQPRLEPQLFSTTELTIVLKDVNDNPPKFVPSFYRVRVPEDIPVGTVIVWLEAFDPDLGDGGDVHYSLLTRENTFRIDKRVGAIRINKQLDFESKPFYNLTAHAADDGKPYSLSCTCYVEIEVTDVNENLHRPHFSSIAFKDAVSEGVHVGTSVMRLTAQDEDKGKDGEIRYRIKGGTGLGVFTINEETGVIRTAEPLDRERYPHYWLTVLATDLGVIPLVTSTEVFIKIMDINDNPPQTTAPVYYASVMENSPMDKSVLRIEADDPDSSSQGQLTFRISSENPRGFFAIDPKTALLLWKSDILSLNLCVSNLRLRC; translated from the exons ATGGCAGCAAAGAGCTTACGACTTGTAGCCCTTTTGGTGGTGGTTGGCCTTTCTGAAGTGAACTTGGAGAAACCACACTCCTTGCCTCTCCAATTCACCCATCATGTTTACAACACTACCATCTATGAAAACTCCTCCCCCAAGACCTATGTGGAAAGCAGCATAAAAATGGGCGTTCAGATTACAGAGGCTGTCAGGGACATTAGATATAAAATAGTTTCTGGGGACAATGCAAATATTTTCAAAGCTGAAGAATATGTCGTGGGTGATTTCTGCTTTTTACGCATAAGAACCAGAAGCTCCAATATGGCTGTTTTAAACAGAGAAGTGAAAGATCATTATATACTGACAGTCCAGGCATCTGCAAAAACATTCCACCATGAAGTCTGGACTAAGGTGATGATCCGAATCCTTGACAGAAATGACTTGCGTCCTCTTTTCTCACCACTATCGTATGTTGTCTCCATACCAGAGGATACCCCATTGAGATCAAGTATTGCCAGAGTCACAGCAACAGATGCTGATGTCGGAAGTAATGCAGAGTTTTATTATGCCTTCAAAGACAGGACTGATGTCTTTGCTGTTCATCCCACCAGTGGAATTGTCACACTGGCAAGTCGCCTAAATTACACAACTCTGAAGCAATATAACCTAGAAATCTTGGCAGTGGACCGCATGATGAAGCTGCATGGAAACAGTGGAATTGGTAGTGTGGCAAGGTTAACCGTCAGTGTAGAGCAGGTTGGTCCAAGGGTACCAGGTATTCTCTCTGTACGTCTGATTCCTCCTGGATCTGACCACCGTGCCACATATGCTATTATCACCGCAGAAGAAGGAGTTGAAACAGTGGATATTGTGGATGGGGATTCAACCCGTCATTTCCGAGTAGTTCCATTCTACCATGGCAGTCAGGAGTTCAAGCTAATTTATAACAATGAGGCCAATTGGGCAAGCAATTCCCATGGTTATAATTTGTCTCTGCAAGCGAGAGATAAAAGCAACCCAATTAACTATTCACCAATAAAAGTCATTCATGTACCACCAAAACAGCCAGAAGAATTAACATTTGAGAAGGACCTCTATGAGGTTAACTTATGTGAGTTTGCACCAACAAATAGCCCGGTTGTGATGGTTAAAGCTCATCCTAAACTTCCAAATCAGGCATATCATTTGGAACGCAGTCATGACAGTACTAAGTTTAGGATAAATCCTCGAACTGGCCTCATTACCACTGCTGGGCCAATGAATTTCTTGGAACAGTCCCATTTTGAATTGAAAGTGAAGACCAGTGTTGGTCAGATCTCAACAAGAGTTTTTATTGATCTCATAGACTCCAATAATAATGTTCCAGAGTTTATAGCATCTTCATACCAGGGGAGTATTGATGAAAATGTCCCAATTGGAACAAGTATCTTAACAGTCAATGCAACTGACAAAgaccagggtgaaaatggctatgTGACATACAGCATTGCCAATGTGGCCCCTGTTCCATTCAACATTCATCCTTTTACTGGGACCATTGTGACATCTGAGGACCTGGATTATGAACTTATGCAGCGAGTCTACCATCTACGAGTTTGGGCCTCTGATTGGGGTTCACCGTATGACTATGAAATGGAAGTCCCTGTCACAATTTACTTGAAGAACCTGAATGACAATGAGCCACTATTTGAGAAGAACAATTGCCAGGGTAACATTTCAACAAATCTCCCTGTTGGACACCTCATAACCACAGTCTCAGCAGTCGACGCAGATGAACTGCAAGGGATTAAATACCAACTGTTGTCTGGTAATGAACTGGACTTCTTTGATCTCAATCCAGTCTCTGGAGCACTGATGTTGAAGCATCCCTTCTCTTACAGTCCAGGCAGTGTGATGTCCTTTAATCTTAAAATCACAGCCACAGATGGGGAGAACTATGCTTCTGCTATGGATGTTAACCTCACAATTACAGATAATGCAAAAATGGTCAGCATGCATTGCAAAGACACTGGAGCAATTAAACTGCTAGCAGAGACCCTCCTACTCTCTGTTAAACCACATCATCAACCACATGAAGATGATTCATTCTCTTATGTCCACATTGTCAATGCCCATACTCCACAATTTGATGTCAATTTTCCAAACTCCATTGATGTAAGAGAGGACATCCCAGTTTATTCAACCATCTTGAACATTCATGCTACGGACCCTGACTCCGGTTTCAATGGCAAACTACTCTATGTGATCACAGATGGGAATGATGATAGCTGCTTCATTGCTGACATGGAGACTGGGGAGCTGAAGGTTGTATTACCCTTAGATTATGAAACAACAAATCTTTATACTTTAAACATTACAATATATGATCTCGGAAGGCCCCAGAAATCCTCTTGGAGGCTATTGACGGTGCATGTGCTAGATGCAAATGATAATAAACCAGTATTTTTACAGGATAGTTATTCGGCAATAGTTCCTGAAAACATAGAAATTGGAAGGATTGTAACCCAACTGAAGGCGAAAGATAATGATCAAGGAGACAATGGAGAAATAGAATACTCACTCCTGACTGATACCAAAACCTTTTCCATCGACAAAACTTCAGGTACTATGTATGTCACTGGTGAATTAGATCGGGAACATCATCCAGtatatgttttaaaaattgaagcCAGAGATCAGCCTCGTTTGGAACCCCAGCTATTCTCAACCACTGAGCTGACAATCGTCTTGAAAGATGTCAATGATAATCCACCGAAGTTTGTCCCATCATTCTACAGGGTGAGAGTTCCCGAAGATATTCCAGTGGGGACTGTCATAGTATGGTTAGAGGCTTTTGATCCAGATCTAGGAGATGGAGGTGATGTGCACTATAGCCTGTTAACTAGAGAGAATACTTTCAGAATTGACAAACGAGTGGGAGCAATCCGCATCAATAAGCAACTAGACTTTGAAAGTAAGCCTTTCTATAATCTCACTGCTCATGCTGCCGATGATGGAAAACCATACTCTCTGAGCTGCACGTGCTATGTGGAAATTGAAGTGACTGACGTCAATGAAAACCTTCATCGACCGCACTTCTCTTCCATTGCATTCAAAGATGCTGTCAGTGAAGGAGTGCATGTGGGGACCTCAGTGATGAGACTCACTGCGCAGGATGAAGATAAAGGGAAGGATGGTGAGATTCGATACAGGATCAAGGGCGGAACAGGTCTTGGAGTTTTCACGATTAATGAAGAAACAG GTGTAATAAGGACAGCAGAGCCCCTTGACCGTGAAAGATACCCCCACTACTGGCTGACAGTTCTTGCCACGGATTTAGGGGTTATTCCACTGGTAACTTCAACAGAGGTCTTCATCAAGATTATGGACATTAACGATAATCCTCCTCAGACTACAGCGCCCGTTTACTATGCCTCAGTCATGGAAAACTCCCCTATGGATAAGTCTGTTCTTCGAATTGAGGCTGATGACCCTGACTCTAGCTCACAGGGCCAGCTGACCTTCAGGATCAGTAGTGAAAACCCAAGAGGATTCTTTGCTATTGACCCAAAGACAG CGCTTCTCTTGTGGAAGTCAGACATCCTGAGTTTAAACCTGTGCGTCAGCAACCTAAGACTTAGGTGCTGA